The genomic region CGCCGCGGCGGGTGCCCCCACGAGCAGCGCTCCGAGCAGGACGACCAGCGCGACGCCACCTCGCGCGAAGGCACGCGCCCGAGCCATCGCCCACCCCCGAGTCCGACCAACGAGTGAAAACATGGTCTCACAGTGATTGGGTCGATACGCGCAGTTAATGCGCTGAGGCCCGCGCCGACGGTGGTGTCGGCACGGGCCTCGAACGGGTGAGCGTCGTCGGTCAGGCCTCGGGGTGCTTGGCCAGCCGGGACAGGTACAGCGGCTCCCCGAGCTTCTCGATCAGGTCGAGCTGGGTCTCGAGGTAGTCGATGTGGTGCTCCTCGTCCTTGAGGATGTCCTCGAAGATCTTGGCCGAGGTGACGTCGCCGACCGACCGCATGTGGGTGATGCCCTCACGGAGCCGGGTGACCGCTTCCTGCTCGATCAGCATGTCGCACCGGAACATCTCCGGCACGGTCTCGCCGATGCGCAGCGCCAACAGCTTCTGGTAGTTCGGCAGTCCCTCGAGGAACAGGATCCGGTCGGTGAGCACCTCGGCGTGGCGCATCTCGTCGATGGACTCGTGCCGGGTGTGCGCCGCGAGTGTGGTGTAGCCCCAGTTCTCCTGCATCTTCGCGTGCAGGAAGTACTGGTTGATCGCGGTCAGCTCGGCGGTGAGCTGCTCATTGAGGAACTCGATGGTCCTCGCGTCGCCTTGCATGCCGGAGATCCTCCGTTCGGATGTGGAGGACTCAGCCTAACGCCGCTGCAGTGGGTTTTCCTGTTGTAGAACACGACTCGCCGGTCGCAGACGACTTCCTGTCTGCAACCGGTAGGTACTGAACCGCAGGTCAGGACGCTCGAGCCAGAGGCGCCTCACTGTCCCGAAGTAGTCCACAAATCCGCTCGACGCAGGATCCGCAACCAGTGCCCGCCCCGCACGCCTCGCCGACGTCGAACTCGTCCTGAGCGCCCGCGTGGATGACCGACCTGATCTCGGCCTCGCGAACTCGCGCGCAGATGCAGACGTACACGAGCTCACCCCCGAGGGTCGAATTCACGGCCTGGTTAGCCTTGGCTCAGTAAGGCTTACCTATCCTTGCTCGGGATGCAAGTGGTTGTCGGAATTCGCTCCGGAGGTGTGGTGCGTTCGGGCCTTAATGCCCGGATTGGCCTGCGCAAACGTCGGGGCTCCGCCCGGTCGGCGGAGCCCCGAATCGAATCCCCCGCCGGCCCGGGTCTGGTCAGCGCGCGGGAGCGGCGGTCAGCGTCTTGCCGAGCGCGGGCGGGAGCGTGCGGACGGCGGTCTCCAGCTCGTCCAGGTCCGCGCCGTGCAGGGCCTGCGGCCCGTCGCACTTGGCGGTCTCCGGATGCGGGTGGACGTCGATCAGCAGCCCGTCGGCGCCGACGCCGATCGCGGCCCGGGACAGCGGGACCACGAGTTCACGGCGGCCGGCCGCGTGCGACGGGTCGATCAGGATCGGCAGGTGGGAGAGCTGGTGCACCATCGGCACGGCCGAGACGTCCAGCATGTTGCGGATCGCTGACTCGAACGACCGCACCCCGCGCTCGCAGAGCACGATGTCGAGGTTGCCGCGCTGGGCGATGTACTCGGCGGCCATCAGCCACTCCTCGTACGTGGCGGTGAGTCCCCGCTTGAGCAGCACGGGCTTCCCCACCGCGCCCACCGCCTGCAGCAACGCGAAGTTCTGCATGTTGCGGGTACCGATCTGGAGCATGTCGGCGTACTCGGCGACCACCTCGACGTCTGCCGGATCGACGACCTCGGTCACCACCGGCAGACCGGTTTCGGTCCGCACGTCGGCCAGGATCTTCAGACCGTCGACCCCCAGACCCTGGAACGCGTACGGCGACGTCCGGGGCTTGTAGGCACCGCCGCGGAGGAGTGCTGCGCCGGCCTTACGTGCCATCTCCGCCGCCGCGAGCGTCTGCTCGGGGGTCTCGACCGCGCAGGGGCCGGCGATCAGCGTGACGCTGTCCGGCCCGATCGGGACGCCGCGGACGTGGACGGTGGACGTTCGTAGGTGGTTCTCGTGGCTCACGAGTTTGTACGGCGAGGTGATCCGGACCACCTCGGCGACGCCGGGCAGTCCCTCCACCTCCAGGGCGGCCAGGACCGGTTCACCGGCGACCACGCCGACGATCGTGCGGGTGACGCCGCGCGAGACGAAAGCGCTGCCGCCTGCCTCCTCGACCGTCGTCACGACGGTGCGGACGGCGGTGTCCGGGGCGTCCGGGCTCATCACGATGACCATGCGAGTTTCTCCTCTAAAACGACGAGCCCCGGGCCTGGGGCCCGGGGCTGTCGGAAGGATCCTGCGGCGTGCGCTCTAGTGCAGCGCGACTAGCCGCCGGGGGAAGCCCGGGCGGTAGCCATACCAAAAGAAGCGCTGCTGCATGACGCGAAGCCTAACCGATGCGCAGCGCGGCGCGCTGTCGGGTGTGCG from Cryptosporangium minutisporangium harbors:
- the bfr gene encoding bacterioferritin, yielding MQGDARTIEFLNEQLTAELTAINQYFLHAKMQENWGYTTLAAHTRHESIDEMRHAEVLTDRILFLEGLPNYQKLLALRIGETVPEMFRCDMLIEQEAVTRLREGITHMRSVGDVTSAKIFEDILKDEEHHIDYLETQLDLIEKLGEPLYLSRLAKHPEA
- a CDS encoding (2Fe-2S)-binding protein; this encodes MNSTLGGELVYVCICARVREAEIRSVIHAGAQDEFDVGEACGAGTGCGSCVERICGLLRDSEAPLARAS
- the aroF gene encoding 3-deoxy-7-phosphoheptulonate synthase encodes the protein MVIVMSPDAPDTAVRTVVTTVEEAGGSAFVSRGVTRTIVGVVAGEPVLAALEVEGLPGVAEVVRITSPYKLVSHENHLRTSTVHVRGVPIGPDSVTLIAGPCAVETPEQTLAAAEMARKAGAALLRGGAYKPRTSPYAFQGLGVDGLKILADVRTETGLPVVTEVVDPADVEVVAEYADMLQIGTRNMQNFALLQAVGAVGKPVLLKRGLTATYEEWLMAAEYIAQRGNLDIVLCERGVRSFESAIRNMLDVSAVPMVHQLSHLPILIDPSHAAGRRELVVPLSRAAIGVGADGLLIDVHPHPETAKCDGPQALHGADLDELETAVRTLPPALGKTLTAAPAR